One Solanum lycopersicum chromosome 2, SLM_r2.1 genomic region harbors:
- the LOC101256058 gene encoding phospholipase D delta-like, whose translation MSEPKTIILHGDLQLHIIEARHLPNFDITSDRLRRCFTFGGICGKTQHSTVERAGGDHRSDKKDHHRRIITSDPYVTVSAPQTALARTRVISNSQYPFWDEHFRIPLAHPLAYLEFRVKDDDLFGAEIMGKVKIPAERIATGEDISDWFQIIGSSSKPDTALRVQMKFYPYEKNSLYKQGIASDPQYLGVRNSYFPVRKGSSVKLYQDAHVSNNVKFPEIKLENGTNFEHNKCWEDICYAIAEAHHLIYIVGWSVFHKIKLIREPTRPLPRGGDLTLGELLKYKSQEGVRVLLLLWDDKTSHDKFFITTEGLMGTHDEETKKFFKHSSVICVLSPRYASSKLSIMKQQVVGTMFTHHQKCILVDTQAPGNNRKITAFLGGLDLCDGRYDTPEHRLFRDLDTVFKDDFHQPNYPPGTKAPREPWHDLHCRIDGPAAYDMLINFAQRWRRATKWREFSFLKKTMARWHDDAMLKIERISWILSPAFAVFKERTEIPEDDPELYVSKEDHPENWHVQIFRSIDSGSVQGFPRSTDVTEEQNLISSKDLVVDKSIEAAYIQAIRSAQHFIYIENQYFLGSSYAWPSYKDAGADHLVPMELALKIASKIRSKERFCVYVVMPMWPEGDPKSTTMQEILYWQSQTMQMMYQVIARELKSMQLLDSHPLDYLNFYCLGNREANAQSSSDADKVSDSFKFQRFMIYVHAKGMIVDDEYVIMGSANINQRSLAGSKDTEIAMGAYQPRHSWGKKKEHPRGQIYGYRMSLWAEHLGTLADCFQEPEALECVRRVNAVAEDNWKRYTADNFTELNGHLLKYPVQVDGDGKVGSLPEYECFPDLGGKIVGNPSPTIPDVLTT comes from the exons ATGTCTGAACCAAAAACTATCATATTACATGGAGATTTACAACTCCATATTATTGAAGCTCGTCATTTACCTAACTTCGACATAACTTCCGACCGTCTTCGCCGTTGCTTCACTTTCGGTGGTATATGTGGGAAAACACAACATTCCACCGTCGAACGCGCCGGAGGTGATCACCGGAGTGATAAAAAAGATCACCACCGGAGAATCATTACCAGTGACCCATATGTTACCGTTTCAGCTCCACAAACCGCTCTAGCCCGAACTCGGGTTATTTCTAACTCGCAATACCCATTTTGGGATGAGCATTTTCGGATCCCTTTAGCTCATCCTTTAGCCTATTTGGAGTTCCGGGTCAAGGATGATGATCTTTTCGGAGCGGAAATTATGGGTAAAGTGAAAATTCCGGCGGAGAGAATCGCTACCGGTGAGGATATCTCCGATTGGTTTCAGATTATTGGGTCATCCTCAAAACCCGATACGGCTCTTCGTGTACAAATGAAATTTTACCCTTATGAGAAAAACTCATTGTACAAACAGGGGATTGCTTCAGATCCTCAGTATTTAGGAGTGAGAAATTCGTATTTTCCAGTGAGGAAAGGGAGTTCAGTGAAACTCTACCAAGATGCTCATGTAAGTAATAATGTAAAGTTTCCAGAAATTAAACTGGAAAATGGTACAAATTTTGAACATAATAAATGTTGGGAAGATATATGTTATGCTATTGCAGAAGCGCATCACTTGATTTACATTGTTGGGTGGTCTGTTTTTCACAAGATTAAGTTAATCAGAGAACCCACAAGGCCATTGCCAAGAGGAGGTGATTTGACACTTGGTGAATTACTTAAATACAAATCACAAGAAGGTGTAAGAGTTCTTTTGTTACTTTGGGATGATAAAACTTCACATGATAAGTTCTTCATTACCACG GAAGGATTAATGGGAACTCACGATGAGGAGACCAAAAAGTTCTTCAAGCATTCATCTGTGATTTGTGTTCTGTCACCGCGTTATGCTAGCAGTAAGCTCAGCATTATGAAGCAACAG GTTGTTGGAACCATGTTCACGCATCACCAGAAGTGCATTCTTGTTGATACACAGGCTCCTGgtaataatagaaaaattacAGCATTCTTAGGAGGTCTTGATCTCTGTGATGGTCGCTATGATACACCTGAACATCGCTTATTCCGTGATCTTGACACTGTATTTAAAGATGATTTTCATCAGCCTAACTATCCT CCAGGGACCAAGGCCCCGAGGGAGCCATGGCATGATTTGCACTGTAGAATTGATGGACCTGCTGCATATGACATGCTTATAAACTTTGCTCAGCGATGGAGGAGAGCAACAAAGTGGAGGGAATTCTCTTTTCTCAAGAAAACAATGGCTCGTTGGCATGATGATGCAATGCTAAAAATCGAGCGTATCTCATGGATACTCAGCCCTGCTTTTGCTGTTTTCAAAGAAAGGACTGAGATTCCAGAGGATGATCCCGAACTATATGTATCTAAGGAAGATCACCCTGAAAATTGGCATGTGCAG ATCTTTCGTTCCATTGATTCAGGTTCAGTGCAAGGTTTTCCTAGGAGTACTGATGTTACTGAGGAACAG AACCTTATCAGCTCAAAAGATCTGGTAGTAGACAAAAGCATTGAAGCAGCATACATCCAGGCGATAAGATCTGCTCAGCATttcatatatattgaaaatcagTATTTTCTTGGGTCATCATACGCTTGGCCATCGTACAAAGATGCAG GAGCTGATCATCTGGTACCAATGGAGTTGGCACTGAAAATTGCTAGTAAAATTAGATCCAAGGAACGGTTTTGTGTATATGTTGTTATGCCCATGTGGCCCGAGGGGGATCCCAAGTCAACTACTATGCAAGAAATTCTATACTGGCAG AGCCAGACAATGCAAATGATGTATCAAGTTATTGCAAGGGAGCTCAAGTCAATGCAGCTTTTAGACTCGCATCCACtagattatttaaatttttactgTCTTGGCAACCGTGAAGCGAATGCTCAATCTTCTTCTGATGCTGATAAG GTCTCGGATTCGTTTAAATTTCAGCGTTTTATGATATATGTGCATGCTAAAGGAATGATAGTAGATGATGAATATGTCATAATGGGTTCAGCGAACATAAATCAACGATCTTTAGCTGGGTCGAAGGACACTGAGATAGCTATGGGTGCCTATCAGCCGCGTCACTCCTGGGGAAAGAAGAAGGAGCATCCACGGGGACAG ATCTATGGGTATAGAATGTCTCTGTGGGCAGAGCACCTCGGAACGTTAGCAGATTGTTTCCAAGAACCAGAAGCATTAGAATGTGTAAGGAGAGTGAATGCAGTCGCTGAAGATAACTGGAAGAGATACACAGCTGATAACTTCACTGAATTGAACGGACATCTTCTCAAGTATCCCGTACAAGTAGATGGTGATGGCAAAGTAGGTTCCTTACCTGAATATGAATGTTTTCCAGATCTTGGAGGTAAAATAGTAGGAAACCCGTCCCCTACCATCCCGGATGTTTTGACCACTTGA